Proteins from a genomic interval of Ferrovibrio terrae:
- a CDS encoding adenylate/guanylate cyclase domain-containing protein encodes MPDSAPRRYPPAVTLLRRGARGPAAAPAVSDPAQLEDWLLGDALAEEDMLGFFERLVWGIVAAGLPLDRASLHAGTLHPQLYGYAWNWNRADGLCDETVVAEAALKTDAYRRNPIFQVIEYGKSFRGRTDDAELRARYPLMADLAAQGIVDYSALPLFTGVAYHNAVTVASAAPDGFSDSEYVQLERILRLVSGHVQRHIAQQITTNVLDTYLGPAAGERVLRGNIQRGSGTAIRAIIWSSDLRGFTDLSDRLSGDDMIVVLNAYFERMVAAILAQGGEVLKFIGDGLLAVFPYSAFSDEAAASQAALAAAQTALASIRALNDDPPPELAALPYWRPLRSGIGLHEGDVFFGNVGAAQRLDFTVIGRAVNTTARVEGLSKELGRDILLTEPVAARITQYSGAGGLDDLGLHALRGLKAPIRLFSPVEAGPVDSRR; translated from the coding sequence ATGCCAGATTCCGCCCCTCGCCGCTATCCGCCGGCTGTCACGCTGCTGCGACGCGGCGCGCGCGGACCAGCCGCGGCACCTGCGGTGTCCGATCCTGCACAGCTCGAAGACTGGCTATTGGGCGATGCACTGGCCGAAGAGGACATGCTCGGCTTTTTCGAGCGGCTGGTCTGGGGCATCGTGGCCGCCGGCCTGCCGCTGGATCGCGCCAGCCTGCATGCCGGCACATTGCATCCGCAGCTCTATGGCTATGCCTGGAACTGGAACCGCGCCGATGGCCTGTGCGACGAGACGGTGGTGGCCGAGGCGGCGCTGAAGACCGACGCCTATCGCCGCAATCCGATCTTCCAGGTGATCGAATACGGCAAGAGCTTTCGTGGTCGCACCGACGATGCCGAACTGCGCGCACGCTATCCGCTGATGGCCGACCTCGCTGCGCAGGGCATCGTCGATTACAGCGCGCTGCCGCTGTTCACCGGCGTGGCCTATCACAATGCCGTCACGGTGGCCTCGGCGGCGCCGGACGGCTTCTCCGACTCTGAATATGTGCAGCTTGAACGCATCCTGCGGCTGGTCTCGGGCCATGTGCAGCGGCATATTGCGCAGCAGATCACCACCAATGTGCTGGACACCTATCTGGGCCCTGCGGCCGGCGAACGCGTGCTGCGCGGCAATATCCAGCGCGGTTCTGGCACCGCGATCCGCGCCATCATCTGGTCATCCGACCTGCGCGGTTTCACCGATCTGTCCGATCGCCTCTCGGGCGACGACATGATCGTGGTCCTGAACGCGTATTTCGAACGCATGGTGGCCGCGATCCTGGCGCAGGGCGGCGAGGTGCTGAAATTCATCGGCGACGGCCTGCTCGCCGTCTTCCCCTACTCTGCCTTCAGCGATGAAGCCGCGGCCTCACAGGCGGCACTGGCGGCGGCACAGACGGCGCTGGCCAGCATCCGCGCGCTCAACGACGACCCGCCGCCAGAACTGGCCGCGCTGCCGTACTGGCGGCCTTTGCGCAGCGGCATCGGCCTGCATGAAGGCGATGTCTTCTTCGGCAATGTCGGGGCGGCGCAACGCCTGGATTTCACTGTGATCGGCCGCGCGGTGAACACCACCGCCCGCGTGGAAGGCCTGAGCAAGGAGCTGGGTCGCGACATCCTGCTGACCGAGCCGGTCGCGGCACGCATCACCCAATATTCAGGAGCTGGCGGACTGGACGATCTCGGCCTGCACGCCTTGCGCGGCCTGAAGGCGCCGATCCGGCTGTTCAGCCCCGTGGAGGCTGGCCCCGTAGATTCCAGGAGATAG
- a CDS encoding flagellar hook protein FlgE: MSISGAINAAISGLKAQAAAIAMIADNVANASTPGYKATESRFQTMVTQSSAQANMHSPGGVINQPYFANQAQGGITQTGSPTSVAIAGAGFLTVSKAIGENSATGEPIFEATDYFTRVGDFTQNAQGYLVNSAGYYLQAWPIDQRTGEIDTSRLTEVRVSDLLEAPVPTSLVDYAANLPSEVLGTNGSLPAELPASSIQVYDALGNERTLSLSWTRIGVGSWTLEVEAPGSTPATLGPATVEFGGSLGLGPVAAGTISALATAGGLTGAPAGVNNDASFSFNLNFGSGNQAIRLDLGAYGNTAGTTQFASDTLTLNDFKQNGAPQGDFKSLAIDESGAVVVTYDNGNVRKLYQLPIATFANPDELDRVDGNAFVATPGSGAAVFKFPGGSGAGDLVSAAIEGSNVDIAAEFAKLIVAQRVYSANARILTAADELLQEIINIRR; this comes from the coding sequence ATGTCGATCAGCGGTGCGATCAACGCGGCCATCTCCGGCCTGAAAGCGCAGGCTGCGGCCATCGCCATGATCGCCGACAATGTCGCCAATGCCAGCACGCCTGGCTACAAGGCGACGGAGTCAAGATTCCAGACCATGGTGACGCAGTCGAGCGCGCAGGCGAACATGCATTCGCCAGGCGGCGTGATCAACCAGCCCTATTTCGCCAACCAGGCGCAGGGCGGCATCACACAGACGGGATCCCCAACGTCGGTGGCGATCGCGGGGGCCGGCTTTCTCACTGTCTCCAAGGCGATCGGGGAAAATTCCGCGACGGGCGAGCCGATCTTCGAAGCGACCGACTACTTCACGCGCGTTGGCGATTTCACCCAGAATGCACAGGGCTATCTGGTCAACTCGGCGGGATATTACCTGCAGGCCTGGCCGATCGATCAACGCACCGGTGAAATCGATACGTCGCGCCTGACGGAAGTGCGTGTCAGCGATCTGCTGGAGGCGCCGGTGCCCACCAGTCTGGTCGACTATGCCGCAAACCTGCCATCCGAGGTGCTCGGCACCAACGGCAGCCTGCCGGCCGAACTGCCGGCCAGTTCCATCCAGGTCTATGACGCGCTGGGCAACGAACGCACGCTCAGCCTGAGCTGGACCAGGATCGGTGTGGGCAGCTGGACGCTCGAAGTCGAAGCTCCCGGCAGCACGCCGGCAACACTGGGCCCTGCGACGGTGGAATTCGGCGGATCGCTCGGCCTGGGCCCGGTTGCCGCCGGCACGATTTCGGCGCTGGCGACAGCGGGCGGACTGACGGGCGCGCCGGCTGGCGTGAACAACGATGCCTCCTTCAGCTTCAACCTGAATTTCGGCTCTGGCAACCAGGCGATCCGGCTGGACCTTGGCGCCTACGGCAACACCGCAGGCACCACACAATTCGCCAGCGACACGCTGACGCTGAATGACTTCAAGCAGAATGGCGCGCCACAGGGTGATTTCAAAAGCCTGGCCATCGATGAGAGCGGCGCGGTCGTGGTCACCTACGACAACGGCAATGTCAGGAAGCTCTATCAGCTTCCGATTGCCACCTTTGCCAACCCCGATGAACTGGACCGCGTGGACGGCAATGCCTTTGTCGCGACACCCGGTTCCGGCGCGGCAGTGTTCAAGTTTCCCGGCGGCAGCGGGGCCGGCGATCTCGTTTCAGCGGCCATCGAGGGCTCCAACGTGGATATCGCCGCGGAATTCGCCAAGCTGATCGTGGCGCAGCGCGTTTATTCGGCCAATGCGAGGATTCTCACAGCCGCCGATGAGCTGCTGCAGGAGATCATCAATATCCGGCGCTGA
- a CDS encoding acetamidase/formamidase family protein, protein MTDHRLEPTPENVHWGFFDATLKPALSVASGSSVTIRTVSGGADILPSDSSGLAVLSEHRRIVETLKPVLPGHILTGPVAIEGAEPGDVLEVCIDDVRLIQDWGWNANRPLRGSLPHRFPEQRILQIPINRNAMTAACPWGTTMPLRPFFGVMGVAPPANYGRVSTIEPREYGGNIDNRELIPGTKLYLPVFVPGALFSTGDGHACQGDGEVNLTALETALEGDFTFVLHKGRKLPRPRAVTPTHLITMAFDPDLDDAATRALEDMIDAMVSIAGMAANDAYALCSLGCDLRITQLVDGNKGVHAMLPFDLLPQVKRDNIPGFQV, encoded by the coding sequence ATGACCGATCACCGGCTTGAACCAACTCCTGAAAATGTTCACTGGGGCTTCTTCGACGCGACGCTGAAGCCTGCACTGAGTGTGGCTTCAGGCAGCAGCGTCACCATCCGCACGGTGTCCGGCGGCGCCGACATCCTGCCGTCCGACAGCAGCGGCCTTGCCGTGCTGTCTGAACATCGCCGCATCGTCGAGACGCTGAAGCCGGTGCTGCCCGGCCATATCCTGACCGGTCCGGTGGCGATCGAAGGCGCCGAGCCGGGCGACGTGCTGGAGGTGTGCATCGACGATGTGCGCCTGATCCAGGACTGGGGCTGGAACGCCAACCGCCCGCTGCGCGGCTCGCTGCCGCATCGTTTTCCGGAACAGCGCATTCTGCAGATTCCGATCAATCGCAATGCGATGACGGCGGCCTGTCCCTGGGGCACCACCATGCCGCTGCGGCCGTTCTTCGGCGTGATGGGGGTGGCGCCGCCGGCCAATTATGGCCGCGTCTCCACCATCGAGCCGCGCGAATACGGCGGCAATATCGACAATCGCGAACTGATCCCCGGCACCAAGCTGTATCTGCCAGTCTTCGTGCCCGGTGCGCTGTTCTCCACCGGCGACGGGCATGCCTGCCAGGGCGACGGCGAAGTGAACCTGACAGCGCTGGAAACCGCGCTGGAAGGCGACTTCACCTTCGTACTGCACAAGGGCCGCAAGCTGCCGCGCCCGCGCGCGGTGACGCCGACGCATCTGATCACCATGGCCTTCGATCCCGATCTGGACGATGCGGCAACACGCGCGCTGGAAGACATGATCGATGCGATGGTCAGCATCGCGGGCATGGCCGCCAATGATGCCTATGCGCTCTGCAGCCTGGGTTGCGACCTGCGCATCACCCAGCTGGTCGATGGCAATAAGGGCGTGCATGCCATGCTGCCCTTCGACCTGCTGCCGCAGGTGAAGCGGGACAATATCCCCGGTTTCCAGGTGTGA
- a CDS encoding RNA polymerase sigma factor, with the protein MSGRNLKQLFLSYRAEIHTYLVKQLQDIELAADLTQETFLRYAQQPDDGAILQERAYLYRTARNLAIDHLRARQRQQTRSTPNEVLAGIAEDRPSLEDATDAKERLALLEGIVEELPLRTRQVLILIRIEGRSYSETAELMQVSISAVQKHMNFAIRYMTSRLRR; encoded by the coding sequence GTGTCCGGCAGGAATCTGAAGCAGTTGTTTCTGAGCTACCGGGCGGAAATCCACACCTACCTGGTCAAGCAGTTGCAGGATATCGAGCTTGCCGCTGACCTGACCCAGGAAACTTTCCTCCGCTACGCGCAGCAGCCGGACGACGGTGCCATCCTGCAGGAACGCGCCTATCTGTATCGCACGGCGCGCAACCTTGCGATCGACCACCTGCGCGCCAGACAGCGTCAGCAGACCAGAAGCACGCCGAATGAGGTATTGGCCGGCATCGCCGAGGATCGGCCGTCGCTGGAAGATGCCACCGATGCGAAGGAGCGCCTGGCCTTGCTGGAAGGCATTGTCGAAGAACTGCCGCTGCGCACGCGGCAGGTCCTCATCCTGATCCGGATCGAGGGGCGATCCTATTCCGAAACCGCCGAACTGATGCAGGTATCGATCAGCGCGGTGCAGAAGCACATGAATTTCGCGATCCGGTACATGACAAGCCGGTTGCGCAGATAG
- a CDS encoding FecR family protein: MTSNDQQRGRIESEATDWLVLQTAGRLDTCAESAFETWIGRSPLHRAVYDELRNTWDSLAELQRNPGHLLRHTALLHRRAQTMPPPRRLTAALAALAASLLLMVALGASIWFGDLATLLTADHRSARGEVRSVFLADGSQVDLGPASAIRLHFNADERRIELLSGSAFFHAAPQTLANGRPFIVETANLSVRALGTQFAVERLAERDIVAVAEHDVEVTLHGAGEQRMVLSPGQSMRYRHGAPQGSVGSIDPREIAAWRSGNLVFYQAPLGEVVAELNRYRRSRIVIMDDELSARVVSGVVRADDPDGALKVVTDELRVRKTEVPLFAIIHK, translated from the coding sequence GTGACCAGCAACGACCAGCAGCGTGGCAGGATAGAGAGTGAAGCGACCGACTGGCTGGTCTTGCAGACCGCCGGCAGGCTGGATACATGTGCCGAATCCGCCTTCGAGACCTGGATCGGACGCAGTCCGCTGCATCGCGCCGTCTATGACGAACTGCGCAACACCTGGGACAGCCTGGCAGAGCTGCAACGCAATCCCGGCCACCTGCTGCGCCATACCGCACTGTTGCATCGCAGGGCGCAGACCATGCCGCCGCCGCGCAGGCTGACGGCTGCGCTTGCCGCATTGGCGGCGAGCCTGCTGCTGATGGTCGCGCTGGGCGCCTCGATCTGGTTCGGCGATCTGGCCACACTTCTGACCGCCGACCACCGCAGCGCACGCGGCGAAGTCCGTTCCGTATTTCTGGCGGATGGCAGTCAAGTGGATCTTGGGCCCGCCAGCGCGATCAGGCTGCATTTCAATGCAGACGAACGGCGCATCGAGCTTCTGAGCGGCAGCGCTTTCTTCCATGCCGCGCCGCAGACGCTGGCAAACGGGCGACCTTTCATTGTCGAGACCGCAAACCTGTCGGTGCGTGCGCTCGGAACCCAGTTCGCCGTCGAGCGGCTGGCGGAGCGCGACATTGTGGCGGTGGCCGAGCATGATGTGGAAGTGACATTGCATGGCGCCGGCGAGCAGCGGATGGTGCTGTCGCCGGGACAGTCGATGCGATACCGCCATGGTGCGCCGCAGGGGAGTGTCGGCAGCATCGATCCACGTGAGATCGCCGCCTGGCGTTCGGGCAATCTCGTCTTCTACCAGGCTCCGCTGGGCGAGGTGGTGGCCGAACTCAATCGCTACCGCCGCAGCCGCATCGTGATCATGGACGACGAGCTTTCGGCGCGTGTCGTCTCGGGTGTGGTGCGGGCGGACGACCCCGACGGTGCCCTCAAGGTGGTGACCGACGAGCTGCGGGTGCGGAAGACGGAAGTGCCGCTCTTCGCAATAATTCATAAATAA
- a CDS encoding TonB-dependent siderophore receptor — protein MDVKLAAQQVLADGKRYSAGRGHSVRSLSGLAPLAVGTMMIGAAIAVVPPASAQSAAPAQAVAQQRLSFDIPAQDLSRAVLALANRASLQILFDGAQLQNLRSTTVSGNMTTQDALVRMLEGTGMTYRFTGPTTVRLVEIPKSSSGAAVLPPLTIEGQGGYVETATGPVDGYVATRSATGTKTDTPLIETPQSISVISREQIADQNAQSLNQVLRYTAGVTPETRGAVATRYDMFTIRGFDAQRYWNGLKQQGLYYIEPQLDPYLMERVEVLKGPSSTLYGQAPAGGIANQVSKRPGETALNEVGIEAGSNNHMRLTGDFSGKIDPEGKLLYRFTGVGISEDGQINMTENERIAIAPSVTWRPDVDTSLTLLGLVQSDPKGNSYGGIPPQGTVLPSQFGTIPVDFYDGDPNYEKMVRQQQALGYEFDKRFTDVWSFRSNGRVHHTTMAYDSIYADGMQADGINLKRGTASSRESLMTYAIDNQVETRFGTGPVNHTMVTGFDYQHLNGSYATGFGSAPDLNVWNPIYYQTITAPARSRKESRAEQVGVYTQDQMRLGGFTLTLGLRHDDSQIDTTDETGKVVRQDDSAWTGKAGLMYNFANGMAPYISYSEAFTPQGGTTFAGAPFKPEEAKQYEAGLKYQPPGTRSLYTVAVFDLTRTNVKSADPVNAFYSLQTGEVKSRGLEMEARFGVTEQLDLIGAYTLLDTEVTKDTENQGNRLAAVPEHQASAWAVYRMPAGSYKGLSLGAGVRYTGETVNTSNKISVSPVTLVDAMVSYDLGALSNNFAGMELTLNAKNLFDTTYVASCYYGDSWCAYGYERTITAGLRYRW, from the coding sequence ATGGACGTGAAGTTGGCCGCACAGCAGGTGTTGGCAGACGGGAAACGCTATTCGGCGGGTCGTGGCCATTCGGTTCGCAGTCTGAGTGGTTTGGCGCCTTTGGCCGTCGGCACGATGATGATAGGCGCGGCCATCGCAGTGGTCCCACCCGCTTCGGCGCAGTCCGCAGCACCGGCGCAGGCGGTCGCGCAGCAGCGCCTGTCCTTCGACATTCCGGCACAGGATCTCAGTCGCGCCGTGCTGGCACTGGCTAACCGCGCATCGCTGCAGATCCTGTTCGATGGCGCGCAACTGCAGAATCTGCGCAGCACCACCGTCAGCGGCAACATGACCACGCAGGACGCGCTGGTGCGCATGCTGGAAGGCACCGGCATGACCTATCGCTTCACCGGTCCGACGACGGTGCGACTGGTGGAAATACCAAAGAGCAGCAGCGGCGCGGCGGTATTGCCGCCGCTGACGATCGAAGGCCAGGGCGGCTATGTCGAGACCGCGACCGGCCCGGTCGATGGCTACGTGGCGACGCGTTCGGCGACCGGCACCAAGACGGATACCCCGCTGATCGAAACACCGCAGTCGATCTCGGTGATTTCGCGCGAGCAGATCGCCGACCAGAATGCGCAAAGCCTGAACCAGGTGCTGCGCTACACCGCCGGTGTGACGCCGGAGACGCGCGGCGCAGTTGCCACGCGCTACGACATGTTTACCATCCGCGGTTTCGATGCGCAGCGCTACTGGAACGGCCTGAAGCAGCAGGGGCTGTATTACATCGAACCGCAGCTCGATCCGTATCTGATGGAGCGCGTCGAGGTGCTGAAGGGCCCGAGCTCGACGCTCTATGGCCAGGCGCCGGCCGGCGGCATTGCCAACCAGGTCAGCAAGCGTCCGGGCGAGACGGCGCTGAATGAGGTCGGTATTGAGGCCGGCAGCAACAATCACATGCGACTGACCGGCGACTTCTCCGGCAAGATCGATCCGGAGGGCAAGCTCCTCTATCGCTTCACGGGTGTCGGCATCAGTGAAGACGGCCAGATCAACATGACGGAAAACGAGAGGATCGCGATCGCACCGTCGGTCACCTGGCGGCCGGATGTCGATACCAGTCTCACGCTGCTGGGCCTGGTGCAGAGCGATCCGAAGGGCAATTCGTATGGCGGCATCCCGCCGCAGGGCACCGTGCTGCCCAGCCAGTTCGGCACCATCCCGGTCGACTTCTACGACGGCGATCCGAATTACGAGAAGATGGTCCGCCAGCAGCAGGCCCTGGGCTACGAATTCGACAAGCGCTTCACCGATGTGTGGAGCTTCCGCTCGAACGGCCGCGTGCACCACACCACGATGGCATATGACAGCATCTATGCCGACGGCATGCAGGCGGATGGCATCAACCTCAAGCGCGGCACCGCCAGTTCGCGCGAAAGCCTGATGACCTACGCCATCGACAACCAGGTCGAAACGCGCTTCGGCACTGGGCCTGTGAACCATACGATGGTGACCGGCTTCGACTACCAGCATCTCAACGGCAGCTATGCCACCGGCTTTGGCAGCGCGCCGGATCTGAATGTGTGGAATCCGATTTATTATCAGACGATCACGGCACCGGCGCGCAGCCGCAAGGAAAGCCGGGCCGAGCAGGTTGGCGTCTACACGCAGGACCAGATGCGCCTGGGCGGCTTCACCCTGACACTCGGTCTGCGCCATGATGACTCGCAGATCGACACCACGGATGAAACCGGCAAGGTCGTCAGACAGGACGACAGCGCCTGGACCGGCAAAGCCGGCCTGATGTACAACTTCGCCAACGGTATGGCGCCCTATATCAGTTATTCCGAGGCCTTCACGCCGCAGGGCGGCACCACTTTTGCCGGCGCGCCATTCAAGCCCGAGGAAGCGAAGCAGTATGAGGCGGGCCTGAAGTATCAGCCGCCCGGCACCCGCAGCCTCTACACGGTCGCAGTCTTCGATCTGACCCGCACCAATGTGAAGTCTGCCGATCCGGTCAACGCCTTCTATTCCCTCCAGACCGGTGAAGTGAAATCGCGCGGCCTGGAAATGGAGGCGCGCTTTGGTGTGACCGAGCAGCTTGACCTGATCGGTGCCTATACACTGCTGGATACCGAAGTGACCAAGGATACCGAGAACCAGGGCAACCGCCTTGCTGCGGTGCCGGAGCATCAGGCCTCGGCCTGGGCCGTGTATCGCATGCCCGCCGGATCCTACAAGGGACTGAGTCTCGGTGCCGGCGTGCGTTACACCGGTGAGACGGTCAACACCTCGAACAAGATCAGCGTTTCACCCGTGACGCTGGTCGATGCGATGGTCAGCTACGATCTTGGCGCGCTGTCGAACAACTTCGCCGGCATGGAACTGACCCTGAACGCGAAGAACCTGTTCGACACGACCTATGTCGCCTCCTGCTATTACGGCGACAGCTGGTGCGCCTATGGCTATGAGCGCACGATCACGGCGGGCCTGCGCTACCGCTGGTAA
- a CDS encoding SPW repeat protein produces MAHVTQDHSSDHRRPRAAAGSVARSWEARRWEARRWEDWGNMVLGLLLALSPWLLRFTGLEGATLNAVIIGGLVCALSALALTLLDRWEAYISGLLGVWAMLSPWLLGFTAYDVAMLAHIGLGGLVVVVAAIEIWQGGKPDTAV; encoded by the coding sequence ATGGCGCATGTGACACAGGATCATTCATCGGACCATCGCCGGCCCAGGGCTGCTGCGGGAAGTGTTGCGCGCAGCTGGGAAGCCAGGCGCTGGGAAGCTAGGCGCTGGGAAGACTGGGGCAACATGGTCCTCGGCCTGCTGCTCGCGCTGTCGCCCTGGCTTCTGCGATTCACCGGCCTTGAGGGCGCCACGCTGAATGCGGTGATCATCGGCGGGCTGGTCTGTGCGCTGTCGGCGCTGGCGCTCACGCTGCTGGATCGCTGGGAAGCCTATATCAGCGGCCTGCTGGGCGTCTGGGCGATGCTGTCGCCCTGGCTGCTCGGCTTCACCGCCTATGACGTGGCGATGCTGGCCCATATCGGGCTTGGCGGGCTGGTCGTGGTGGTGGCCGCGATAGAAATCTGGCAGGGCGGTAAGCCCGATACCGCCGTATAA
- a CDS encoding ribonucleoside-diphosphate reductase subunit alpha — protein MLNTLQTERGIRIDVDRSRDRLLTDFGKATLDDRYLLPGESYQDLFARVAGHYADDTAHAQRMYSYISKLWFMPATPVLSNGGTNRGLPISCFLNEANDSLDGILGLWNENVWLAARGGGIGSYWGNLRSIGEKVGQNGKTSGIIPFIRVMDSLTLAISQGSLRRGSAACYLPVDHPEIEEFIEIRRPTGGDPNRKALNLHNGILISDAFMRAVEADEQWALLSPHDQTVQRTVSARALWIRILTARIETGEPYLVYIDHVNRALPEHHKLAGLRVKTSNLCSEITLPTGIDHHGQQRTAVCCLSSLNLEYFHEWKEHPLFIEDCLRFLDNVLSDFIANAPDSMSKARYAAERERSIGLGVMGFHSFLQANGVPWESVMAKVWNRTIFKHVKEQSDTASRKLAEERGACLDAAEYGIMERFSHKIAIAPTASISIIAGGASPGIEPNVANAFTHKTLSGSFSVRNRYLEKTLEQYEKNDVDTWSSITTNGGSVQHLDFLSDDEKAVFKTAFEIDQRWLIDLAADRTPYICQAQSLNIFLPANVHKRDLHQIHFQAWKKGVKSLYYCRSLSIQRAETVSGKGVAEKAVTNVVSIPLNGKVNEGERPMGVPPQVELPLAAMAAAAAAGGGPREAVDYDECLSCQ, from the coding sequence GTGCTCAATACTCTGCAGACCGAACGCGGCATTCGTATCGACGTTGACCGCAGCCGCGACCGCCTCCTCACCGATTTCGGCAAGGCCACCCTGGATGACCGTTATCTGCTGCCCGGCGAGTCCTACCAGGACCTGTTCGCCCGCGTGGCCGGTCACTATGCCGACGACACGGCGCATGCCCAGCGCATGTACAGCTACATCAGCAAGCTCTGGTTCATGCCGGCGACGCCGGTGCTGTCGAATGGCGGCACCAACCGCGGCCTGCCGATCAGCTGCTTCCTGAACGAAGCCAACGACAGCCTCGACGGCATCCTCGGCCTGTGGAACGAGAATGTCTGGCTGGCGGCGCGCGGCGGCGGCATCGGCAGCTACTGGGGCAACCTGCGTTCGATCGGCGAAAAGGTCGGTCAGAACGGCAAGACCTCGGGCATCATCCCCTTCATCCGCGTCATGGACAGCCTGACGCTGGCGATCAGCCAGGGTTCGCTGCGCCGTGGCTCGGCCGCCTGCTACCTGCCCGTCGACCATCCGGAAATCGAGGAATTCATCGAAATCCGCCGCCCGACCGGCGGCGACCCGAACCGCAAGGCGCTGAACCTGCATAACGGCATCCTGATCTCGGACGCCTTCATGCGGGCCGTGGAAGCCGACGAGCAGTGGGCCCTGCTGAGCCCGCATGACCAGACCGTGCAGCGCACTGTCTCGGCCCGCGCGCTGTGGATCCGCATCCTCACCGCCCGGATCGAGACCGGCGAGCCCTACCTGGTCTATATCGACCATGTGAACCGCGCCCTGCCCGAGCATCACAAGCTGGCCGGCCTGCGCGTCAAGACCTCGAACCTGTGCAGCGAAATCACGCTGCCGACCGGCATCGATCACCATGGCCAGCAGCGCACGGCCGTGTGCTGCCTGTCGTCGCTCAACCTCGAATACTTCCACGAGTGGAAAGAGCATCCGCTGTTCATCGAGGACTGCCTGCGCTTCCTCGACAACGTGCTGAGCGACTTCATCGCCAATGCGCCCGACAGCATGAGCAAGGCGCGCTATGCCGCCGAGCGCGAGCGTTCGATCGGCCTGGGCGTGATGGGCTTCCACTCCTTCCTGCAGGCCAATGGCGTGCCGTGGGAAAGCGTGATGGCCAAGGTGTGGAACCGCACCATCTTCAAGCATGTGAAGGAACAGTCCGACACTGCTTCGCGCAAGCTGGCCGAAGAACGCGGCGCCTGCCTGGATGCCGCCGAATACGGCATCATGGAGCGCTTCTCGCACAAGATCGCGATTGCGCCGACCGCCTCGATCTCGATCATCGCCGGTGGCGCCTCGCCAGGCATCGAGCCGAACGTGGCCAATGCCTTCACGCACAAGACGCTGTCGGGCTCCTTCTCGGTGCGCAACCGCTATCTCGAGAAGACGCTGGAGCAGTATGAGAAGAACGATGTCGACACCTGGTCGTCGATCACCACCAACGGTGGCTCGGTGCAGCATCTCGACTTCCTGTCGGATGACGAGAAGGCCGTGTTCAAGACCGCCTTCGAGATTGACCAGCGCTGGCTGATCGATCTCGCGGCCGACCGCACGCCCTACATCTGCCAGGCGCAGAGCCTGAACATCTTCCTGCCGGCCAACGTGCACAAGCGCGACCTGCACCAGATCCACTTCCAGGCCTGGAAGAAGGGCGTGAAGAGCCTCTACTACTGCCGCTCGCTGTCGATCCAGCGCGCCGAGACGGTGTCGGGCAAGGGCGTGGCGGAAAAGGCTGTGACCAACGTGGTTTCGATCCCGCTGAACGGCAAGGTCAACGAGGGCGAACGTCCGATGGGCGTGCCGCCGCAGGTGGAACTGCCGCTCGCCGCAATGGCGGCCGCTGCAGCTGCGGGCGGCGGTCCGCGCGAAGCAGTCGATTACGACGAGTGCCTCTCCTGCCAGTAA